The following DNA comes from Equus caballus isolate H_3958 breed thoroughbred chromosome 15, TB-T2T, whole genome shotgun sequence.
TCTGGCTCGACCTGAGAAATGGTACAGTTCAGGTGTTCTTCTATCTCAGACAGCAActaagaaagggagaggaaattaaagtattttcaaataaaattttcattttgacaaAGTTGCATTTTATCAGCATTAAACAAAACCAGGAAGGCTAGAATACTCAGTGTAAATGGAAGTTAGATTTCTGAAGAGATGAACTCACAAGCTACAATGTATAGGTAACATTATAATCAATTACTACTTTTTCCTCATAattgaaaaatagataaaatctgAGATTAACTTTTGTAGATAAATGCAGTCTATTTTGACCGATTTTAATAAGCATGTGGTCAGTCTTACCTGCATCTCATTGTACCATATGGTGCAGCCGCCATCATCCTTGAGTCTCGTGTTATAGCACCCTTTTCCACGGCTGCTACACACATGGTACCAAACCTGCATTAAAGAAGCAGAATATATTAACACATATGGCGATTGAAACATGCTGGATATCTTTATTCTCAActagttttttaatattttctgtccTTAAGGCACAAGAAAAATAGATTACAGGTATGGTAGGTCATCCAATTACTACCACCATTCCATAGCGCATTAACTAGGTCTTCTGAAACAGTTCTTTCTGAGAACAATGCAGAAGTTTTCCAAAACGATGTCAATTATGGAAAGGAATTCTCAGATAAAAATAAGGATGGAAAAGTAAATACTGGAGAATGCTATATTCACAATTAGTATCAAAAATAAAGTTcagggggcaggccccatggccgaatggttaagttcgcacgctctgcttcggcggcccagggtttcaccggtttgaatcctgggcacagacatggcaccactcatcaggccatgctgaggtggcgtcccacatggcactactagaaggacccacaactacagctgtgtatcggggggctttggggagaaaaaggaaaaatagaatctttaaaaataaataaataaagttcaaATGTTTTCTATAGgataataaaacaaatagaaaaaattaaaatgaacaactAGTTTGGGCAATGACTTTGTGGGagttccttattcttttttttttttttttttaaatattttattttttcctttttctccccaaagccccccccggtacatagttgcgtattcttcgttgtgggttcttctagttgtggcatgtgggacgctgcctcagcgtggtctgatgagcagtgccatgtccgcgcccaggatttgaaccgacgaaacactgggccgcctgcagcggagcgcgcgaacttaaccactcggccacggggccagccccggagttccttattcttgcaacttttctgtaaatttgtaCCAAACTAGATCAAAATAACAAGTTACTCCCACTTCCATAAAAAGTCTTCTACAGCATGATGCCGGAGAgggtttaaatattttttggtgaaaataattatattaaagcTATTAGGAAAAATTACATTGcgtattttttcctttctaaactttgtcctaatatttatttatcaattcaatGAATATAGAGAAAAAGATGCTATTAAAAAGTTCATTTATATTCCATATGCAGCTGAGTTCAATGTGAATGGAAAAATCAAACGGCCTTTATTTCCAACATCTAATAAGACAACATAAACAATGACTATAATACAGTATTGAAAAGAttaccttctctttttctgttgcCACCAGGGAAATAGCCAGACCCATcctgaaagattttaaaagtcttttttagACTTTATTCCTGAAGCACagaagcttaaaaagaaaaaaagttacatcAGTACCTTTCAGCTCTTCCCACTCTGCCAATTCGATGTACGTAGTTTTGCTTTTCATCCGGCAAGGTGACATTTATAActgtaaataaaaacaattctcaTCAATCACTAAgagtttctaaaattttcaaacatattagACGTTTGACATTCTAAATACTTCAAACATATTAGATGGTTTACTTTAAATTCCATAAAATTCAAACTGTAGGCATAAAAACTTGCTTCTTACCATAAGGAACACCATGGATATCAATTCCTCTGGCGGCTACATCTGTGCAAATCAAGAATCTTACATCTCCTTtctaaagagaaaagaggagagagaaaggaatttaTTAGTACgtacactaaaaaataaacacaaatactaTCTTTCCACTAAATGAGACCTCTAATCACTAACGTGTTACTATCAGATTAGAGTTCCAGATAGTCATAATTCACCAGAACAAGTCTTGAATTTTTAAGTTATGATCTGCTGAAATATGACATTTAACTGAATAAATCAATGactggattcattttttttcttacatcAAAGATAGAAGATATTAAACTATTGCTAAAATTTGGCTTTATCTTTAGAAATCCTGACTGATAAttcaaaagaaagataaaatagaacaaaatgtaaaaacataTGGATTATCTTTACCCGTGTATTAACAGAGAGTGGGCCCCTGGTGCTCTCAACAAGGAAGTACAAAGTAGCCTTTAGATGTCATTTGTGCCCCAAGGCAGAGTAAAGGTAGAGATtcggaggaggggagagggcataCTGACTTGTGCTCCAGCACAATGCCCAGGATAGAGAAGGGTGGCACGCATGCTGAAATGAGGCCATGTGATATTTTTTGTTAAGCCcaagtcattttttttcccccaaagattggcacctgagctaacatctgttgccaatctttcttttttttcttcttctccccaaggcccccccaagtacatagtatattctagttgtaggtccttcaggttgtgctatgtgggacaccccctcagcatggcctgatgagtggtgctaggtccacgtccagggtccgaactggtgaaaccctgggccaccaaagcagagtgcacaaacttaaccactcggccacaggtccAGCCCCCATATGATATGTTTTAACATCTCTGTCAATTATGCTCAGCATGGAAACACAATCCAAAGTTCCTAAGCCCAGGACTTCCCACCTTTGTTCATATTACAGCTCTGAGAGAAAATGATATTTGTACTCTACACTGAGGCGAACACACAGTGGTAAGTGGAAGAGGAAACTGCTTGGGGGTAGAGGTTACCGACTTCGAGTTCTCAATGGCTGAAGCCCCACCCACGTGCACCCAGAATTCTATAACTTGCTCACGTGCTGCAAGCACACAACTGAGATAGTCTgccccaaagaattaaaaatatattcaattctACAAAACCATATTCTGATACCTGTCTTAAACTGATCTGCAAATTAAATTTTCTATTGGTATTACcacaaactattaaaaaaaaaaagttcccagACATGGTTTAACTATCCAATGACGCTTCTCCTAAAAATATCTACCAGAAAGAATTTAACTAAAACTTCCTTAAATTGAAAATTCTTATTACAGTAGTGTTGTGCTAATAGAGAACACTTAATTTACCATTTGACTGTTAAAGGTGACTAAGCCCTGCCAAGATGAGGATACACCATACggtagaaatattttgaaatttctagGACAAGAATTGCTTATTAATACTAACTGGAATTGATTAAAACTACATACAATGCCCCTTTTAAGTATTAAGGAAATGCAGTTAACTAAATATCAGTACCTTAAACCTTTCCAAGTTTTGCTTCCTCTCATGAGGTTTCCTGTCACCATGAAGACAAACACATGAGAACTGGTGTCCTTTTTTATCAGGTCCTAGTGAAAAACACATTAAACAGTTAACCTTGGAAAACATTATGCCTAAGACTAtgtaaaaaaaaaccaataacatTCACACTACAATGGTACCATGTAATTCTATGGAGATCTATACCCCAACTTGCCATGAACCACGGTACACACAATTTCTGTCATAGCTGAAATGTCATTAAAATGACTCCATAAGCATTAAAATTGATTTGCTTTGAAGGACATTTGAAACCACCCTTCCTGATCTACAGGAGTAGATAAAGCAGTGTGCCAACTAAAAtgcagtggggccagcccagtggcatagtggttaagtttgcatactccacttcggcggcccagggttcacaggtttggatcccaggtatgaacctacacactcatcaagccatgctgttgtggcatcccacatacaaaatagaggaagatcagcacagatgttagctcagggccaatcttcctcaccaaaaataaacaaacaaataataaaatgcattGTGAGGAAAATATATGTGTACCAGGAACCTCACCTATCCCAGGTAAAGTGAAGAACCAAAAAGTAGACAAAAGAGATCACTCTTAGAAGAACCAAAATGGGCATTATTAAGTTCATGCCCTTACTAAAAGGCCACATTCACAAGCCTGCTCTCCTCAAGATGTTCTAAGCAACTTAGTTATCTGCTTTCCTGGCCAAAGCAGATTAGAAGGAGCAAGTTAGAAGGATGGAGAGGTGTTAGAGGCAGGTGCAGTGGGAGCCAATCCTAAAAAAGAAACTTCAAGTGGATACAGTAACAAAAAGCAGTGCAGTCTGGACCATTGGTTCAAAATTCTAAATTGTTCAAATTTTCCATATCCTTTTTGAGTTTTCTAGCTCCTTGCCATGTATTAATTATAAAAAGAGATATGTTAAAGTCTTCCCCACTACAAGAGCAGGATTTGTCTATTACCTTGTACATCCgtcaaattttactttatatattttttcaacattattttttcaaacataTAACAAAAGAATTCTAACAATGAGTAActatacagtcatgcgtcgcttaacaatggggatttgttctgagaaatgtatcattaggcaattttgtttttgtgcaaacatcatagagagtagttacacaaatctagatgatAGAGCCTACTACagacctaggctatatggtactaatcttatgggaccactatcatattatgtggtccatcgttgaccgaaatgtcatcaCGCGACATGACTGCATTCTCACCACCTAAATTCTACCATTAACATTCACTGTACTTGCTTTACCACATATCTATCTATCCCTCTGTCaattcatttttatacttttgatGCATTTCGAAAATATGGCAGATATCAGTACACAGTTTAGCATGCATATCATTATCATTAACTAGAGTACAGTATTTGTTtgggtttctgttttccttttgaggtaaaagttacatacaaagaaatgtacaaatcttaagtgtacatttgctgagttttgacaaatgcatacacctATGTGGCCCAAAGCCCTATCAAAACACAGAACATGAGTATCACCCCACATGGTATCTTCATGCCCTTTCCCAGTCAATCCCCACTCCTATCCTCCTAGGGACAACCACTGTTCTGGCTTTTTTTTACCTTCACAAATTAGTTGGTTAGTTTTGACTCTTCTAGAAATTGAAAAAAACGCaatcatatagtatatactcTTGTGTGAgaattctttcattcagcataatgtttcCGAGATTCATCCAGTTATTCTATCAACAGTCCAATCCTTTTCATTGCTCTGTACAAGCATCTcacattttgtttagccattctcctattgatggcCACTTAGTGTATTTTCAGTTTTGGGtcattataaataaagctgctatgaccATCCTTGCACACAGCTTTTGTCAACAAATGCTTTCCCTTATCTTGGGCGAATATTCAGGAGTTGAACTGATAGGCCATAAGATAgcaatgtttaattttataaaaaactGTAAGATCTTTTACCAAAGTGGCTATACACCAATAATGTATGAGTGCTCCAGTTGTTCCATATGCTCCACAAAATTTGGTGTATTTTTAATCTAGCCATTCTAATCAGGCTACAGTGGTACCACgttgtgattttattttgcatttccctaacaactaattatgttgagcattttttcatgttgGTTTATATATTTGATGTCAATATAAGGAGCATAAAATTAGAATCATTCTATCGTCATTGTAGATTATTTATTACATAGCAGCTATCTTTATTGTAGTtatacatacgtgtgtgtgtgtatatatatatacagtaaatattacagtaatatttttgtattaaaatatctTGTATCTCTTATTAATAGAGCTAGACCAACTTTGATTAATATTTTAgcagatatatataaatattttgtcattCCCTTTCCTTTCAATCTTTCCATGTCACCAGGTTTTAGAAAtgtttcttgtaaacagcatatagcTAGATTTTATCCAGTCTAAGAATCTATGCCTTTTAACAGAAGACTTCAGTTCACTGATACATGTTATAGTTTACTCATGTACTCAGATTTTTCCACCAGCCACCTTACTCTGTAATTTCTAACCactctcctttttctaattttttcttcttttcttagcCTTTTTTAGATTAAGATTTTTTCCTCATTTACTGATTTAGAAGATATACATTCTATTATTTAATGCTCACACTTAAAATTTTAGCATTAAATAAGTTAATCAATAATTTTACCCTTCTTCGAAATGATATAAAGGCTTTAGAATGCTGTGATTCATGTTCACGGCAATGAAATCGTACCTAGGTGGAAACTCGTTCCTTGTTTTTCCTAGGGCTTGGAAAAGTGGTGGATAAACACAGATACTTAAATGCACCATAACTGCTTTAAATTCTGTGCATGCATTCTAGACTCCATCAACTTGAGACTAATAATCTATTAAATGAGGAAAGAAACACAATTTATTTCAAGCGAGGAAACATTACCTCCTCCTTGTTGCATAAAATACTGCTCCAAGTTATCACAGTCAATTTTGGTTCTACAAAAAATAATTGCTTGATCCATCTTGTGTTCCTTGATTGCCCGGACAGCATACTCCCCCTTCAGGATTTTAATAGCTTCAGACCACATCTCTTGAATAccagataacaacaacaaaaaaacagaatttcaattttaaattgtCATAAACACACCTAATTACAGTCAAAGACTTACTGCTTAACTCACCTAAAAAAACTCTGCTTTAATACAAGTGTTATAGACAAGAATAAGAAATACTAAATAGGGTGAAATGGTGAGATACtccatttgctcatttatttttgtttctgttaatgTTTTTTACGCCAGTTTATGGAGTAACAAAACACCTATAATCGTACCTCTTATGAGGgaaaaacacacatatacacacacacaaacagaaataTATACAACAAAACTTTGTTCTTATCTCTCATGGAGGATTAATCATACTCTGCCTTGCTTACTAACTCATTAGTTCATTAACTTCcctaaatgcttaataaatgtttactcaATTATTTAgcacctttaaaaataattaatgtacTTCCTAAATCAATCTAAACATCAGAAAGTTCATACTTCACTCTATGGAATAAAAACTGTACATCAAACTTAGTTAGTAATTTCTTTGTGACCATCCTCCAAATCTCTGTTTTTCATTATGAAGCTGGGCTATATTACTCCTCAACTATCTAATGCAAAATTTTAATTCTGTAATCCAACATATTTCTAAGGTCTCTCTGGTCACCTTTAATTGTATTATAAACCAAGCGAAACTTTTACAAGAAAAACATATGAAAcagtaaaaatttttattttacaaaatgcatTCACAAACAGCGGGATATCAATTTGAACTAGCAGTGTCTCTGTTCCTCTCCAATAATAAGGCTAGTAGAGCACACATCTCAGGGATTTGGAGCTGCACATAAAACTGAGTTCAAAGGAACTCTCTTTAATCAGGATTTCAGATAATTCACCTTTTAGATACTTGTCAAAAACCTACCAATGAATCCAGTCATGGACCAAATGCAGTCGAACCCTTGCCAATGATCCACTTAGGACATGTGATGTCAAGACATGCAGCATAACGGGTTTAAGATCTGTTCTAGGTTCTCCAAGCACTACCCTTACATCAGGCATTACATCTTCGTGTATCTCTGAAATATTTTGTACCTGAAACAAACCATCTCAGCTCTGCAGAGGAGTGTCTTCACTGAATCAGGATTTAATGttaggcttttaaaaaaactggtatatatttaatgaaatggagtttcagtttgggaagatgaaaagttccagagatggatggtggtgatggttggactgtaagaatgtacttaatgtcattgaactgtatgcttaaaaatggttaaaaaggtaaattttatgttacgtatattttactaCACACAAAAAGAACCAATAAGCTATTTCAAGATCATTTCTGTATCTTTCACAAAGTTGTAGCTAAAGACATCTTTCTTTGTTACCCAATTCCCTGATATAAAGAATCTACATAACATTTCTCCTGGAATTCAGGGCCAATATAAAATCTGTTACCAAAGAAATTTGCTGGTTTCCTATGATTGATGAGAATTCTATAATCCAAAATATTTGTGACTTAGATGCTAAGAGACTATCTTAAATTCAGTGATTAAAATTCCTCTAAGTTGACTGCTATCAgctttttccccatttctttatTATCTTCGCTGCTTTTACTTTCAGATTTCCTATTCTAATTTTGTAGGTCACCTCAAATCCTTCATGAGGGTAAACAAGGGataaattcaataaaacaaaccaattcatttttaaaatcctccAACACATTTTATTGGTTGCTTTAACTTACCCGGACTGTTAGCACCAGGTCTTGTGTTATCTTTCGCATGTACTTCATCAGTCTTTCAAAAGGAAGGATAAGAAGAGGCAGGGAGTGGTTAAGCAAGGATTCAGAATaggtgtcattttttttaaagggagagtTGTATCTAACTTTACACCACATCTCAGACATACGTCTTTATAATCTGTAGGCAAAATGATTCTTCCAATTCAGAAAAACCCTTTATTAACTGTAGATCTAAGCCTAATCaattttaaatggaataataaaaatgcaaaggtggtttttagtatattgtgTATTTACAATCAACATATCCTTATTATGTAAAAAGAAATCTATTAACAGTGGGAAAAATGACAAGATGGAcacataaaattgatttttaggaaaataatacaCATCAAGAGGACACCAAAATACTACTAAAAATGGAAATCATTGTATCttaaattatatctatatatccaaataatcctatttatttattaaaattgtatCAAAGAAGATGATTACAAAAGTAACTTTatctagagagaaaaataaacgaTGAGTCCATCACTTACTCTGTGCCTTAAAGGCCTAAACTCTTCTGGTCAATGCGCAGGACTTCTTTTTCTTAGAGAGAACATCTGGTTGCTTTAGGCATCACTAAGAGCCCAAGGTGAGGCTAGTTTATGAATGCTTTATTCTACACAAATGTTAACATTATAAGGTACTTACTCTAATGTGGTTTTTTCCAAGCCTTTCCCAGAGTCTGTCAGTTTTAGGATTCACTGGGACAACAACATGGTGTACAGTATCTGGAACAGAATCTTCTCCTTTTAAATCAACCCACGTGGGAAAATGCATTATCTTCTCAGACAGTTTCTTTACATCAAAAGAATGTAAAGTAGCAGAGCAAACAATCACCTAagaatagaaaaatcaaaatttagataaacattttataataataattctacCATATGAAGACTGATGCGGGGCACAAGGATGCTAACCCTGGAATCTAAAGACAAGGTCGATCCCTGACTCTAGCAACAACTAGCGGTGTGACCCAGGGCAGGTTACTCTCTCTGAGCCCCTCACCACCACAGAAACACACCAGCTACTCCTCAAGGTCCTCCAAAAATTAAGTCAGATGAAAAGGTTTTTGAAGATCTAAAATCATGTTACTATTTATCTCCTTCTCTTAAAAACCTctatttctcaaattcttcctaagaaagaaggacaagaaaaagaagaatattctaAGAAATAATTTACTAAGGAAACAACTGTTTTTCAACAGGTCAAGATATTTTTCCTTCAAACAGTAAGTAGTACTCATAGTCTGGAATATAAGATCCAAACACTCTGTATAAAAAGAACTAAtgggctggccgggtggcgcagcagttaggcgtgcacgttccgctttggcggcccagcgttcaccatttcagatcccaggtgcagacatggcaccgccttgcaagccatgctgtggtaggcgtcccacatataaagtaaaggaagatgggcatggatgttagctcagggccagtcttgctcagcaaaaagaggaggattggtagcagttagctcagggccaatcttcctaaaaaaagaaaactaagaattttttACCTATCGTCTTCTGTAACACCTAATTTCCTCAAATTCCCTTCTCCTTTATTTCTAAAAGCAACTTGTAAGACTGTTTCCTCTGTGTGTACTATTTAATCAgataatgaagaaaatgtttcatatGGTAGTTAACTTAGTCATAAGACactaaaacaaattataaatgtaaaacaaaaaattatacgCATTAATACACAGCAATCATCTCCACATATTTTAAGATGCTTCGGTCATTTCATACCTGAAGTCTCTTTCCATCAGAGGTGATCTGAGGAATCTGATTGTGAATCCTATTAATGAAATCGGAATAACCCTGAGAAAGAAGCCCATCCTgtatgagaaacaaagaaaaccataagTTTTTTCATCAGGAtctaaatctttcttttctaaatcaaatataaaatttaaggTATGGAAACTAATTCATATACATGTCCCGACATTTTCAAAATGATTGTTTTCTACTGGATATTTAAAGATGAGTTGTAAACTCACCTATTCCTCATTTAATTTAAACTCAACTTTAAATTCCACATGACTAAATTTTGAAAAAGCTGACAATAACCTAAAAGCCATACATTAGTATTCTAGAATGAATATGAGAGTTAATACTCCTACCACATGTCCTTATGAATATGATTTTAATGTGGAAAACAAAAACCCTTAGTGCTGAAAAACTACTTCAACCCATCTCGAAAATTATTTGGAAGTATGTCTCAAGAGCCTCAAACACATTAATGTCCTCCCATACAGTTCACATTTTGCAACTATGACACAATGAAATAATCTGTAACATGTAAAAAAACTTACGTACAAACAAAGACAGCCATTTGGAGTAAAAAAAACCCTACTTTATCTAAAAATAAGAGTGGTTAAAGCATGAAGTATCCATATAATAGACCATTAGacatcctttaaaaattatttacaaagaaTGATATGAAATACTCATgatactacatttaaaaaaaaatttcccagattCCACATAGCTTGATTTCAACAACACAAAgtaatatttacataaatgtaagaaataaatgaaaatatatcaaactGGTAACAATGATTATTTCTGAGTACTGGAGCATGactgaattatattttttcttcatcattttacatattttatctccAAAAACataagtaaacatttttttaaagcatgactATATTTCAACATACAGCTTCATCCAGGACCAGGAATCTAACTTGGGATAAGTTCAGCTTTCCAGTTGACACCAAATCATCTAGTCTTCCCGGAGTGCCAACGACTATATCTAcctgaaaaatatcaaagaaacaCCTATTGAAAACTGAAGAACTATTATAATCATCTTAAAATGGTAACCAACAGTGGTCTACTTACAATAAAAACATGCATATTGCAGTAGTCACAGTCAACTCTAAATTTGCAAAAAAGGAGTTACAGATAATGCTGTATTATCAAACTTGTATTTGGTCTGAAATTGTGAAGATTGTGGCAACTGATTCTGACACCCTTAACTGTTACATATAGATTAATATATAGAATTagtattttccaaacaaaaatcAGACAGATTTATAGGAACTCTGAAAAtaaaccaggattcaaatcccagttccGCCATtacctagctgtgtgacctcaactTATATAATCTCTTCATTTCAATTTTCGCATTTTCGAAATGGGTAATACCTTCTGCTTTGTAAGATGGCTGTGATAGTTAAGAGTTAGATACATAAAGCACTTGACACCTAGTACACTGGGTGCTAAATAAATTTGGTTATAATTCATAATACTGATGATCTGAGTATCCAGGAAAACAGTAATAATTACTGTTTGTCAAGTGCTATAATgaacaggcactgtgctaacgTTTTACAAGTACTATATCATTTCATGTTACCACTAAAGAAAAcactactattattattcctgcttttaaatgaggaaactcaagtttaaaatactaaaaagtcATGAGCCAGCCCTGGCAGCCTAGTGTTAAAAGTTTGGCacactcagcttcggtggcccaggtttggtttctaGGTGCAGATCTattccactcatctgtcagtggccatgctgtggcagtggctcacatacaaaaagaggaagatagacaacagatgttagcttagagcatatcttcctcagcaaaaaaagaaaaaaaattatagtcatAAGAACTTAGATGATACAGCCAGTAAGTACCCAAACTGGGATTCCAACTCAAAGTCTAAACATGAGAAAAGATCTA
Coding sequences within:
- the DDX1 gene encoding ATP-dependent RNA helicase DDX1 isoform X3 yields the protein MNPYDRGSAFAIGSDGLCCQSREVKEWHGCRATKGLTKGKHYYEVSCHDQGLCRVGWSSMQASLDLGTDKFGFGFGGTGKKSHNKQFDNYGEEFTMHDTIGCYLDIDKGHIKFSKNGKDLGLAFEIPQHMKNQALFPACVLKNAELKFNFGEEEFKFPPKDGFVALSKALDSYVVKSQHTGNAQVAQTKFLPNAPKALIVEPSRELAEQTLNNVKQFKKYIDNPKLRELLIIGGVAARDQLSVLDNGVDIVVGTPGRLDDLVSTGKLNLSQVRFLVLDEADGLLSQGYSDFINRIHNQIPQITSDGKRLQVIVCSATLHSFDVKKLSEKIMHFPTWVDLKGEDSVPDTVHHVVVPVNPKTDRLWERLGKNHIRTDEVHAKDNTRPGANSPEMWSEAIKILKGEYAVRAIKEHKMDQAIIFCRTKIDCDNLEQYFMQQGGGPDKKGHQFSCVCLHGDRKPHERKQNLERFKKGDVRFLICTDVAARGIDIHGVPYVINVTLPDEKQNYVHRIGRVGRAERMGLAISLVATEKEKVWYHVCSSRGKGCYNTRLKDDGGCTIWYNEMQLLSEIEEHLNCTISQVEPDIKVPVDEFDGKVTYGQKRAIGGGNYKGHVDILAPTVQELAALEKEAQTSFLHLGYLPNQLFRTF